One genomic segment of Pseudonocardia sp. T1-2H includes these proteins:
- a CDS encoding ATP-binding protein encodes MLDELAADGAPPDPDSLAAARAVRDAAVDAFLAAREPRESAAAALAVERAVRAADTIADRMITSADRVAEHARRRAEVASADQENAEAERAAHAAAEIQDAAEEEWRALWPGIPAPRPDEAETVHRALVAARQAEADRAHAAERAEMLAEDALSQADTLSVALAAAGRPRDDADLDAMIVAAEDLEADADRARDRRVLLGRLRAEVHRAAATADARRHDLDEAELRWRHALRAAGVPAGTGPDGWDVRRDALLDAARAHAEGRRAAEEAEVLAGRVARHDAAVAELAARHLDEKDGSPAAHLVELAERVRAAEAAAVSAGHLDTQLATAEREVRERSRAADSAASVLDRLAVELSLTAAPEEGGIEAAAERGRTAVRLAGEIDTALALLRTAAPDLDADELVEASRSTEATGLDEALSRSRESEAALAAENDALLEQLGGLRSRLRTLEGAEGVAVLHAEAQEHLSRAADAAERYLVVHLQREILRRELESYERRHASPLLVEAGGLLERLTGGRFTGLRPGEGGRTLVAVRADGEELTPDQLSEGTADQAFLALRLAGVVALQAEREADGLPPVPVVLDDVLMTFDDGRAAAALGVLADLGQRWQVVLLTHHDHLAPLASAAGSVAVVPLDAPAALPSAG; translated from the coding sequence ATGCTCGACGAGCTCGCCGCGGACGGAGCGCCCCCGGACCCGGACAGCCTCGCCGCCGCCCGCGCCGTGCGGGACGCCGCGGTCGACGCCTTCCTCGCGGCCCGGGAGCCGCGGGAGAGCGCAGCGGCGGCCCTGGCCGTCGAGCGGGCCGTCCGGGCCGCGGACACGATCGCGGACCGGATGATCACCTCCGCGGACCGGGTCGCCGAGCACGCCCGCCGCCGGGCGGAGGTCGCCTCCGCGGACCAGGAGAACGCCGAAGCCGAACGGGCCGCGCACGCCGCGGCCGAGATCCAGGACGCCGCGGAGGAGGAGTGGCGGGCCCTCTGGCCCGGCATCCCGGCGCCACGCCCGGACGAGGCGGAGACCGTGCACCGCGCGCTCGTCGCCGCACGGCAGGCCGAGGCGGACCGCGCGCACGCCGCGGAGCGCGCCGAGATGCTGGCCGAGGACGCCCTCTCCCAGGCCGACACCCTCTCCGTCGCGCTCGCCGCCGCCGGCCGGCCCCGGGACGACGCGGACCTGGACGCGATGATCGTCGCGGCCGAGGACCTCGAGGCGGACGCGGACCGGGCCCGGGACCGCCGGGTCCTGCTCGGCCGGCTCCGGGCGGAGGTCCACCGGGCCGCCGCCACGGCGGACGCCCGCCGCCACGACCTGGACGAGGCCGAGCTGCGCTGGCGGCACGCCCTGCGCGCCGCGGGCGTCCCCGCCGGAACCGGCCCGGACGGCTGGGACGTGCGCCGGGACGCGCTGCTCGACGCGGCCCGCGCGCACGCCGAGGGCCGCCGCGCCGCGGAGGAGGCCGAGGTCCTCGCCGGCCGGGTCGCGCGGCACGACGCCGCGGTCGCCGAGCTGGCCGCCCGGCACCTGGACGAGAAGGACGGGAGCCCCGCGGCCCACCTCGTCGAGCTGGCGGAACGGGTCCGCGCGGCCGAGGCGGCGGCCGTCTCCGCGGGCCACCTGGACACCCAGCTCGCGACGGCCGAGCGGGAGGTCCGGGAGCGCTCCCGGGCGGCGGACTCCGCCGCGTCGGTGCTGGACCGCCTCGCCGTCGAGCTGTCCCTCACCGCGGCGCCGGAGGAGGGCGGGATCGAGGCCGCCGCCGAGCGCGGCCGCACGGCCGTCCGGCTCGCGGGGGAGATCGACACCGCGCTCGCCCTGCTGCGCACCGCCGCCCCGGACCTGGACGCGGACGAGCTCGTCGAGGCGTCCCGCAGCACCGAGGCCACGGGCCTGGACGAGGCCCTGTCCCGGTCGCGGGAGAGCGAGGCCGCGCTCGCCGCGGAGAACGACGCCCTGCTCGAGCAGCTCGGCGGCCTGCGCTCGCGGCTGCGGACGCTGGAGGGCGCGGAGGGCGTGGCCGTCCTGCACGCGGAGGCCCAGGAGCACCTGTCCCGGGCGGCGGACGCGGCCGAGCGCTACCTCGTCGTGCACCTGCAGCGGGAGATCCTGCGCCGCGAGCTGGAGAGCTACGAGCGGCGGCACGCGTCGCCGCTGCTGGTCGAGGCGGGCGGGCTGCTCGAGCGGCTCACCGGCGGCCGGTTCACCGGGCTGCGGCCGGGGGAGGGCGGGCGCACCCTCGTCGCGGTCCGGGCCGACGGCGAGGAGCTGACCCCGGACCAGCTCTCCGAGGGCACCGCGGACCAGGCGTTCCTCGCGCTGCGCCTCGCGGGCGTCGTGGCGCTGCAGGCCGAGCGCGAGGCGGACGGGCTGCCCCCGGTCCCGGTGGTGCTGGACGACGTCCTCATGACCTTCGACGACGGGCGCGCGGCCGCCGCGCTGGGCGTCCTGGCCGATCTGGGGCAGCGCTGGCAGGTCGTGCTGCTCACCCACCACGACCACCTCGCCCCGCTGGCGTCCGCCGCGGGCTCCGTCGCGGTCGTGCCGCTCGACGCGCCCGCGGCCCTGCCGTCCGCGGGCTGA
- a CDS encoding mannitol dehydrogenase family protein, whose amino-acid sequence MQSLDGGVLPAIEGVEVPAYDRSAVRVGVVHFGVGGFHRAHQAMYLDSLMNEGEAMDWGICGVGVLPGDRRMQDVLTSQGGLYTLVVKQPDGTLEPRVIGSVVEYLFAPDDPEAVIEKMAAESTRIVSLTITEGGYNIDQVTGEFAEDTPAIQQDLQAGAVPETVFGLVTEALARRRERGLPAFTIMSCDNIQGNGDTAARTFTAFARLRDAARGDTGLAEWVEENVSFPNSMVDRITPATSDEDRARLADEFGLTDGWPVVCEPFTQWVLEDHFSAGRPPFEDVGVQLVEDVVPYELMKLRLLNAGHQALGYLGFLAGHRYVHEVAGDPLFARFIRDYMDHEGTPTLSPVPGVDLDDYKTTLIERFANPGVADTLARINFGSSDRISLWVLPVIRHQLAQGGEMERAAAVVAGWARYAEGVDEKGEPIDVQDRLADTLVPLAKSQREDPLAFVRNTSVFGDLAENERFTEAYLWALDSLHTHGARATVEALVARR is encoded by the coding sequence ATGCAGTCTCTGGACGGCGGCGTCCTGCCCGCGATCGAGGGAGTCGAGGTCCCGGCGTACGACCGCTCGGCCGTGCGGGTGGGAGTGGTGCACTTCGGCGTCGGCGGTTTCCACCGCGCCCATCAGGCGATGTACCTGGACTCCCTGATGAACGAGGGCGAGGCGATGGACTGGGGGATCTGCGGGGTCGGCGTGCTGCCGGGGGACCGGCGCATGCAGGACGTCCTCACCTCGCAGGGCGGGCTCTACACACTCGTGGTCAAGCAGCCGGACGGCACGCTCGAGCCGCGGGTGATCGGCTCGGTCGTCGAGTACCTCTTCGCCCCGGACGACCCCGAGGCCGTGATCGAGAAGATGGCGGCCGAGAGCACCCGCATCGTCTCGTTGACCATCACCGAGGGCGGGTACAACATCGACCAGGTCACGGGGGAGTTCGCCGAGGACACCCCGGCGATCCAGCAGGATCTGCAGGCGGGAGCGGTGCCGGAGACGGTGTTCGGGCTGGTCACCGAGGCCCTCGCCCGGCGCCGCGAGCGCGGGCTGCCCGCCTTCACGATCATGTCCTGCGACAACATCCAGGGGAACGGGGACACCGCGGCCCGCACCTTCACGGCCTTCGCCCGGCTCCGCGACGCCGCGCGCGGGGACACGGGGCTCGCGGAGTGGGTGGAGGAGAACGTCTCCTTCCCGAACTCCATGGTGGACCGGATCACCCCGGCGACGAGCGACGAGGACCGCGCCCGGCTGGCGGACGAGTTCGGCCTCACGGACGGCTGGCCGGTCGTGTGCGAGCCGTTCACGCAGTGGGTGCTGGAGGACCACTTCTCGGCGGGGCGGCCTCCGTTCGAGGACGTCGGCGTGCAGCTCGTCGAGGACGTCGTGCCCTACGAGCTGATGAAGCTCCGCCTGCTCAACGCCGGCCACCAGGCGCTGGGCTACCTCGGCTTCCTCGCCGGGCACCGCTACGTGCACGAGGTCGCGGGCGATCCGCTCTTCGCCCGCTTCATCCGGGACTACATGGACCACGAGGGCACCCCCACGCTGAGCCCCGTCCCCGGCGTCGACCTGGACGACTACAAGACGACGCTGATCGAGCGCTTCGCCAACCCCGGGGTCGCGGACACCCTGGCGCGGATCAACTTCGGCAGCTCGGACCGCATCTCGCTCTGGGTCCTGCCGGTGATCCGCCACCAGCTCGCGCAGGGCGGTGAGATGGAGCGCGCCGCGGCCGTCGTCGCGGGGTGGGCGCGCTACGCCGAGGGCGTCGACGAGAAGGGCGAGCCGATCGACGTCCAGGACCGGCTCGCGGACACCCTCGTCCCGCTGGCGAAGTCCCAGCGGGAGGACCCGCTCGCGTTCGTGCGCAACACCTCGGTCTTCGGGGACCTCGCCGAGAACGAGCGGTTCACCGAGGCCTACCTGTGGGCACTGGACTCGCTGCACACGCACGGGGCGCGCGCGACGGTCGAGGCGCTCGTCGCCCGGCGGTGA
- a CDS encoding RNA polymerase sigma factor, with protein MRAPALSHVPSQAVPPPREPVDGQPDQDLLDRLSAGEPTAWREVTTRYDRLVRSRVRAFRLQEADADDAVQSTWLRLAQNAQHIQDPRRLPGWLSTVAGRECLRILDRSAHAGVPADDAGVCLPDPRPGPEQCAIDQEAARLLRSLVAALPRRRQLLLGALFADEPWSYERISAATGIPTGSIGPTRARALGQLRALMAV; from the coding sequence ATGCGCGCGCCCGCACTCAGCCACGTTCCGAGCCAGGCCGTACCGCCACCGCGGGAACCGGTCGACGGCCAGCCGGACCAGGACCTGCTCGACCGGCTCTCCGCCGGCGAGCCGACGGCCTGGCGAGAGGTGACCACCCGCTACGACCGGCTGGTCCGCTCCCGGGTCCGCGCCTTCCGGCTGCAGGAGGCCGACGCGGACGACGCCGTCCAGTCCACCTGGCTGCGGCTGGCCCAGAACGCCCAGCACATCCAGGATCCGCGGCGGCTGCCCGGCTGGCTCTCCACCGTCGCCGGGCGGGAGTGCCTGCGGATCCTCGACCGGTCCGCGCACGCCGGCGTCCCCGCGGACGACGCGGGCGTGTGCCTGCCGGACCCGCGGCCCGGCCCCGAGCAGTGCGCGATCGACCAGGAGGCCGCCCGCCTGCTGCGCTCGCTCGTCGCGGCACTCCCGCGGCGGCGGCAGCTCCTGCTCGGCGCGCTCTTCGCCGACGAGCCGTGGTCCTACGAGCGGATCAGCGCCGCGACCGGGATCCCGACCGGCAGCATCGGGCCCACCCGCGCCCGCGCGCTGGGCCAGCTCCGGGCGCTCATGGCGGTCTGA
- a CDS encoding metallophosphoesterase family protein, which yields MRLVHAADLHLDSPLLGLSRLGDSELADTLRRATRRACENLVDLVVDDEADALLLAGDVYDGNWKDYATGQFFVRQMSRLHDEGVPVFLINGNHDAESEITRSLRLPPNVHRLSTERPETITLDDLGLAVHGQGFAHRAVLENLVPAYPDAIPGMVNVGLLHTSVQGAEGHDSYAPCAPEDLAACGYEYFALGHVHDRRTVCDGRHVAAFSGNLQGRHPRETGAKGALVVDVEAGGRAELRHAVCDVARWEHLRLDLSLARDMDEVLVVVDAALRTACVDAGARPVVARVTLDGASPAAASLLDAEGLRAEIDLLAEKAGAAVEKVRNRTRPAADDGGRPVDPDLADAIAVAAAELVSDPERAAAFALPLEKEVGRRLRGAGLLDLRDVDRLSGLARRAEQELLAHLAGPVRADPDGTRAAG from the coding sequence TTGCGTCTCGTCCACGCCGCCGATCTCCACCTGGACAGCCCCCTGCTCGGCCTGTCCCGGCTGGGGGACTCCGAGCTCGCGGACACCCTGCGCCGGGCCACCCGCCGGGCGTGCGAGAACCTCGTGGACCTCGTGGTGGACGACGAGGCGGACGCGCTGCTGCTGGCGGGGGACGTCTACGACGGGAACTGGAAGGACTACGCCACCGGGCAGTTCTTCGTCCGGCAGATGAGCCGCCTGCACGACGAGGGCGTCCCGGTCTTCCTGATCAACGGCAACCACGACGCGGAGAGCGAGATCACCCGCTCGCTGCGGCTGCCGCCGAACGTGCACCGGCTCTCCACCGAGCGCCCCGAGACGATCACGCTCGACGACCTGGGGCTCGCCGTGCACGGCCAGGGCTTCGCCCACCGCGCGGTCCTGGAGAACCTGGTCCCCGCCTACCCGGACGCGATCCCGGGCATGGTCAACGTCGGGCTGCTGCACACCTCGGTGCAGGGCGCCGAGGGGCACGACTCCTACGCCCCGTGCGCCCCGGAGGACCTCGCGGCCTGCGGGTACGAGTACTTCGCCCTCGGCCACGTGCACGATCGCCGCACCGTGTGCGACGGGCGGCACGTCGCCGCGTTCAGCGGGAACCTCCAGGGCCGGCACCCGCGGGAGACGGGGGCGAAGGGTGCCCTGGTCGTCGACGTCGAGGCCGGGGGACGTGCGGAGCTGCGGCACGCGGTGTGCGACGTCGCGCGCTGGGAGCACCTGCGGCTGGACCTGAGCCTGGCGCGGGACATGGACGAGGTGCTGGTCGTGGTGGACGCCGCGCTGCGCACCGCCTGTGTCGACGCCGGGGCGCGGCCCGTCGTCGCCCGGGTGACGCTGGACGGCGCCTCCCCGGCCGCGGCCTCCCTGCTGGACGCCGAGGGGCTGCGCGCCGAGATCGACCTGCTCGCCGAGAAGGCCGGCGCGGCCGTGGAGAAGGTGCGCAACCGGACCCGCCCCGCCGCGGACGACGGCGGCCGACCGGTGGACCCGGACCTGGCGGACGCGATCGCCGTCGCCGCCGCCGAGCTGGTGTCGGACCCCGAACGGGCCGCCGCCTTCGCGCTGCCGCTGGAGAAGGAGGTCGGCCGTCGCCTGCGCGGGGCCGGCCTGCTGGACCTGCGCGACGTCGACCGGCTTAGCGGGCTCGCCCGGCGCGCCGAGCAGGAGCTGCTGGCCCACCTGGCCGGGCCGGTGCGCGCGGACCCCGACGGCACGCGGGCCGCGGGCTGA
- the ppgK gene encoding polyphosphate--glucose phosphotransferase produces the protein MSKLKKHHGFGIDIGGSGIKGAPVDLEKGRFSEDRLRLVTPQPSTPEAVAKVVGEILDHFGWDAPFGCTFPAVVQHGVVQTAANVDPAWIGVDAHELMKSVTGRKALVVNDADAAGVAEVEFGAAKGHSGVVLISTLGTGIGSALVIDGKLVPNTELGHLEIDGFDAETRAADSAREREGLSWEEWGARLTRYFQTVENLLWPDLIVFGGGVSKKADRWLPYVETRTPMTPAALLNDAGIIGAALLAHG, from the coding sequence ATGTCGAAGCTGAAGAAGCACCACGGGTTCGGGATCGACATCGGCGGCTCGGGGATCAAGGGCGCCCCGGTCGACCTGGAGAAGGGCCGGTTCTCCGAGGACCGGCTCCGCCTCGTCACCCCGCAGCCGTCGACACCGGAGGCCGTGGCCAAGGTCGTCGGGGAGATCCTGGACCACTTCGGCTGGGACGCGCCGTTCGGCTGCACGTTCCCCGCGGTCGTCCAGCACGGGGTCGTGCAGACCGCCGCCAACGTGGACCCGGCCTGGATCGGGGTCGACGCGCACGAGCTGATGAAGAGCGTGACCGGGCGCAAGGCCCTGGTCGTGAACGACGCGGACGCCGCCGGCGTCGCCGAGGTGGAGTTCGGAGCGGCCAAGGGGCACAGCGGCGTCGTGCTGATCTCCACGCTCGGCACCGGGATCGGTTCCGCGCTGGTGATCGACGGGAAGCTGGTCCCGAACACCGAGCTCGGCCACCTGGAGATCGACGGGTTCGACGCCGAGACCCGCGCCGCGGACTCCGCGCGCGAACGCGAGGGCCTGTCCTGGGAGGAGTGGGGAGCCCGCCTCACCCGCTACTTCCAGACGGTCGAGAACCTGCTCTGGCCGGACCTGATCGTCTTCGGCGGCGGGGTGAGCAAGAAGGCCGACCGCTGGCTGCCCTACGTCGAGACGCGGACGCCGATGACGCCGGCGGCGCTGCTCAACGACGCGGGGATCATCGGGGCCGCCCTGCTGGCTCACGGGTGA
- a CDS encoding ATP-binding protein has translation MTSGAPVPLVGRSVEMAHLLDLLGRAEGGSPAVALLGGEAGVGKSRLMAEFASAAAARGALVLCGGAVDVADPPPFLPLAIGLRALLRDPPPGVAEVVRPWLADLARLRIVAGPPGEAGEAWPVHPLDLVFRVLAELAGTAPLLVVLDDLHWSDTSTRDLLAYLLGGFVDERILVVGAYRTGSGGRDTGWTGTLAGLRRHSRVRVRRLDTLNRDAVGEIVAVHGATSATVAGEPVDVADLVWERSNGNAFIAEETLRAVRDGDPMALSGTLREMVLARVAALPDAAQDVVRVLAIGDAAVPHDLLERVASTSGAELNAAVRAAVEDGTAVVDEAVQGYRLRHGLTTAVVVGALLPGERRELHRRFASGLADLRPDDDSTSALLAHHWERAGDRERALVASAVAAGAAERVRGYAEAFRHWRRVADLLDDGDAARLVPAGRVPALDRGVTLDRAAEAAHLAGEHEGAITAMRERLGLVAALEAEPDGLDGAVLVSRLGRYLLAAGRGTEAELAYRRGADMLPERGGESARASVLAGHAESLLQAGNFTAARSEAERALRLARAAGALDEQARVLVTLGFSLAYLEDPAAGAEALAEGLRVAERSGNPAVLGRAFEQRADLLSGPLNQMSAGVEVALAGAKRLDELGLGRTYGVRLLAVAANGLFRLGRWDEAMAAIEEGWSAWPSGSEALDIRLARCKLRIGRGDLSGAEEDLDAVEVLARATAGPRWRIPLLTLQAGLDMFRGRPDHALDDVAAGLDIVDQGSDDVWLVAPLVWHGLRAYAETVRLDRPRPGAAAVERLRRHVEDLDRRARDAAPLVGEGVGAFVLMCRAEDARASGASDPGLWQGVAEHWERGDQPYPAAYGRLRQAEALLERRTRSSAAAEALRRAHRTAVALSAGPFRAEVEDLAHRARIRLPDPNAVVDSAPEREARPSAGIDALTVREREVLEEIAEGRTNREIGERLFISEKTVGIHVTHILAKLGVRTRVQAGAIHVRAAGVA, from the coding sequence GTGACCTCCGGTGCACCCGTTCCCCTGGTCGGGCGGTCGGTGGAGATGGCGCACCTGCTGGACCTGCTGGGCCGCGCCGAGGGCGGCAGCCCGGCGGTCGCCCTGCTCGGGGGCGAGGCCGGCGTCGGCAAGTCCCGGCTCATGGCCGAGTTCGCCTCCGCAGCGGCCGCCCGGGGGGCGCTCGTCCTCTGCGGGGGCGCGGTCGACGTGGCCGATCCGCCGCCGTTCCTCCCGCTGGCCATCGGGCTCCGCGCGCTGCTGCGGGACCCGCCGCCGGGTGTCGCGGAGGTCGTCCGGCCGTGGCTCGCCGACCTCGCGCGCCTGCGGATCGTCGCGGGCCCGCCCGGGGAGGCGGGGGAGGCGTGGCCCGTCCACCCGCTGGACCTCGTGTTCCGGGTGCTGGCGGAGCTGGCCGGGACCGCACCGCTCCTCGTCGTCCTGGACGACCTGCACTGGTCGGACACCTCCACCCGGGACCTGCTCGCCTACCTCCTCGGCGGCTTCGTCGACGAACGGATCCTCGTCGTCGGCGCGTACCGGACGGGTTCGGGGGGCCGGGACACCGGGTGGACCGGCACGCTCGCCGGCCTGCGGCGGCACAGCCGGGTCCGGGTCCGGCGGCTGGACACGCTGAACCGCGACGCCGTCGGCGAGATCGTCGCCGTGCACGGCGCCACGAGCGCGACCGTGGCCGGCGAGCCGGTCGACGTCGCGGACCTGGTCTGGGAGCGCTCGAACGGGAACGCGTTCATCGCCGAGGAGACCCTGCGCGCGGTGCGCGACGGAGACCCGATGGCGCTCTCCGGAACCCTGCGCGAGATGGTGCTGGCGCGCGTCGCCGCGCTGCCCGACGCCGCGCAGGACGTCGTCCGGGTGCTCGCGATCGGCGACGCCGCGGTGCCCCATGACCTGCTCGAACGCGTCGCCTCGACGTCGGGTGCCGAGCTCAACGCGGCCGTGCGCGCCGCCGTGGAGGACGGCACCGCGGTCGTCGACGAGGCGGTGCAGGGCTACCGGCTGCGCCACGGCCTGACCACGGCGGTCGTCGTGGGCGCCCTGCTGCCCGGCGAGCGCCGCGAGCTGCACCGACGGTTCGCCTCCGGGCTCGCGGACCTGCGCCCGGACGACGACAGCACCTCCGCGCTGCTCGCCCACCACTGGGAACGGGCGGGGGACCGGGAACGCGCGCTGGTCGCGTCGGCCGTCGCGGCCGGAGCGGCCGAGCGGGTGCGCGGCTACGCGGAGGCGTTCCGGCACTGGCGGCGCGTCGCGGACCTGCTCGACGACGGCGACGCGGCGCGGCTCGTCCCGGCGGGCCGGGTCCCCGCGCTGGACCGGGGCGTCACCCTGGACCGCGCCGCCGAGGCCGCCCACCTGGCCGGGGAGCACGAGGGCGCGATCACCGCCATGCGGGAGCGGCTCGGGCTGGTCGCGGCGCTGGAGGCGGAGCCCGACGGGCTGGACGGCGCCGTGCTCGTCTCCCGGCTGGGCCGCTACCTGCTCGCCGCCGGGCGCGGCACCGAGGCCGAGCTCGCCTACCGGCGCGGCGCGGACATGCTGCCCGAACGCGGCGGCGAGTCCGCGCGGGCGTCGGTGCTCGCCGGCCACGCGGAGTCCCTCCTGCAGGCCGGGAACTTCACCGCGGCCAGGTCCGAGGCCGAACGGGCGCTGCGGCTGGCCCGGGCCGCCGGGGCGCTCGACGAACAGGCGCGGGTCCTGGTGACCCTCGGGTTCAGCCTCGCCTACCTCGAGGACCCGGCGGCCGGCGCGGAGGCACTGGCCGAGGGGCTGCGGGTGGCCGAACGCAGCGGGAACCCGGCCGTGCTCGGACGGGCCTTCGAGCAGCGCGCGGACCTGCTGTCCGGCCCGCTCAACCAGATGTCCGCCGGGGTGGAGGTGGCCCTCGCCGGGGCGAAGCGGCTCGACGAGCTCGGGCTGGGCCGCACCTACGGCGTGCGGCTGCTCGCGGTCGCGGCCAACGGGCTCTTCCGGCTCGGCCGCTGGGACGAGGCGATGGCCGCCATCGAGGAGGGCTGGTCCGCCTGGCCCAGCGGCAGCGAGGCGCTGGACATCCGGCTCGCCCGCTGCAAGCTCCGGATCGGCCGCGGCGACCTCTCCGGGGCCGAGGAGGACCTCGACGCCGTCGAGGTCCTCGCCCGCGCCACCGCCGGCCCGCGCTGGCGGATCCCACTGCTGACGCTGCAGGCCGGGCTGGACATGTTCCGGGGCCGCCCGGACCACGCGCTCGACGACGTGGCCGCGGGCCTCGACATCGTCGACCAGGGCTCGGACGACGTGTGGCTGGTGGCCCCGCTCGTCTGGCACGGGTTGCGGGCCTACGCGGAGACCGTCCGGCTGGACCGTCCGCGGCCCGGGGCCGCGGCCGTCGAGCGGCTGCGCCGCCACGTCGAGGACCTGGACCGGCGGGCGCGCGACGCCGCCCCGCTGGTCGGCGAGGGCGTCGGGGCGTTCGTGCTGATGTGCCGGGCGGAGGACGCGCGCGCGTCCGGCGCGTCGGATCCCGGGCTGTGGCAGGGCGTCGCGGAACACTGGGAGCGCGGCGACCAGCCCTATCCGGCTGCCTACGGGCGGCTGCGGCAGGCGGAGGCGCTGCTGGAGCGGCGGACCCGCTCGTCGGCGGCCGCGGAGGCGCTGCGGCGGGCGCACCGCACCGCTGTCGCGCTCAGCGCGGGACCGTTCCGGGCCGAGGTCGAGGACCTGGCGCACCGGGCCCGGATCAGGCTCCCGGACCCGAACGCCGTCGTGGACTCCGCGCCGGAACGGGAGGCCCGGCCGTCGGCCGGGATCGACGCCCTGACCGTCCGCGAACGCGAGGTGCTGGAGGAGATCGCCGAGGGCCGCACGAACCGGGAGATCGGCGAGCGGCTCTTCATCAGCGAGAAGACGGTCGGGATCCACGTGACCCACATCCTCGCGAAGCTCGGTGTGCGGACGCGGGTGCAGGCGGGGGCGATCCACGTGCGCGCCGCCGGCGTGGCCTGA
- a CDS encoding carboxypeptidase-like regulatory domain-containing protein produces the protein MTLLQDPAPTLIGRVVDDGGAPVPGAHVTVLDDDGRQVDLAEVSTDGRFAVRGIPGSPVTVLVGGIGHEPVSERLYLDGRVSHRSFRLAARRLALTREPAGRPR, from the coding sequence ATGACCCTGCTGCAGGACCCCGCACCGACCCTGATCGGCCGGGTCGTCGACGACGGGGGCGCCCCTGTCCCGGGCGCCCACGTCACGGTGCTCGACGACGACGGCCGGCAGGTCGATCTCGCGGAGGTCTCCACGGACGGCCGGTTCGCGGTCCGCGGCATTCCGGGCTCGCCCGTCACCGTCCTGGTGGGCGGCATCGGCCACGAGCCGGTGTCCGAGCGCCTCTACCTCGACGGCCGGGTGTCCCACCGGAGCTTCCGGCTCGCCGCGCGCCGGCTCGCGCTCACCCGTGAGCCAGCAGGGCGGCCCCGATGA